The genomic region TCGGTCCAGGTGCTCGAAGGGCTGGTCGAAGTGTCGACTCTGGATGGCGGAGCCAGCGACCTGGTCGAGCCGGGTGAAGTCGCTCTGGTCGCCACAGGCGATCGGTATCGCCTGACGGTCGAAGGCGACGAAACGACTGTCATCGAGTCTCCCAACGCACCGGAAGGTGGCGTCACAACGCCAGCCGTAAGCGCACCGAACACCGTGACCGCAGCGGTCACAGTCCCGGTGGCGGGTTTCTCTACCGGCGAGATTCAGTCTGAAATTCGCGCGGCTCCGGTATCTGTCGGCATGCTAACCAATGGCCTTGTTGCCGGCGATACAGAGACAGGCGCGGATTTCGTCGAAGCCCGTAATGGCGGCGAAAGCGGCACTGGCGGACGTGAGAATGCCATTATCTTTGCGATGGGTTCGGACAACAATGATGCCGACGGCGATGGCAATAATGGCCATGGCAATGACGCGGATGGCTTTGACGAAAGCAATCCCGGCAATGGCCCAGAAAACGGCAACGGTGCCGAGAATGGCAACGGCGGAAGTGGCAATGGTGGCGGTGCCGGAAACGGCAACGGTAGCGGCGCAGAGAACGGTGGCGGAGCCGGAAACGGCAACGGTAGCGGTACGGAGAACGGCAACGGTGCCGGAAACGGCAACGGTAGCGGTGCGGAGAACGGCGGCGGTGCCGGAAACGGAGGCGGTGCCGAAAACGGCAACGGCAACGGCAACAGCAACGGCAACGGCAACGGCAACGGCAACGGCAACAGTGGCGGTGACGGTAATAATGGCCATGGCAATGACGATGGCGGCGTTGATAATAGTAACCCGGGCAACGGCAACGGCCATGGAAACGGCAACGGTGGCGGCGCTGGAAACGGCAACGGCAACGGTGGCGGGAACCGCAATAACAACTGATTCACCGTGGCAAGTGAAATGGAGTTCACTTGCTTATATTTGCGCTGTGAAATCAGTAAGGCATTCGCAGGGGCGCATCGGTGACAGATGAAGACGGTGATCGGAGGGTCCGAAAGCAAGTCGACATACGCGTCGGTTTTCGGAAGCGAGGATATCGCCGGTCGAAAGCGGATGTTCGCAACCTGTCCGTTACCGGCTTTTTGATCGATTCCGGAATGAGCCTAGCGGTAGGGGAGGAAGTGTGGCTGAACCTTCCCGGGCTACAATCAATTCCGGCAACCGTAACCAGGACTGATGGCTACGAAGCGGGGTGTGCCTTCGAACGACCGCTCAACGATGCGGTGTTCGACAATCTAATCAAGCACCTGTCCTAGATCGAGATTTATCCGTATTTCGGTGTCAGTCTCGATGACAACAATCCCGGTAACGGAAACGGAAGAAATCGTAGCTAAGGTGCTGCCCAAGGGGGCGGCATGCATCTGTTGCATTCAATTCGAAAAAGGCTGTTTGGCTATCACGGGCTTGTCCTTGCGGCCGCGCTTGTCGCGGCTTTTTCCGCATTAACGCCCGGAGCCACCGATTCAGCAGAACTGGCTTTGGACACGGTTCGCGATTCCATCCGTTCGCAACCGGCCAGCGGCACAATCGCAATTGTAGAAATTGATGCACAAAGCCTGGCCGAGATAGACAGCTGGCCCTGGCCACGTGGCGTACATGGCCAGTTGGTCGACCAACTCAACGCCGCCGGCGCAGAGATGATCGCGTTCGATATCGATTTTTCGAGCCAGTCGGATCCCGAAGAAGATCAAGAATTTGCCGATGCGCTGGGCCGAAGTGATGCCCTGGTCATGCTTCCCGCTTTCCGTCAGGTCGCTGGATCTGGAAACTCCGACACGGTGTACAGCGAACCGATTGCCATTTTGCGCGACAATGCTTTTCTGGCCGCCGTCAATATCCAGGCCGATCAGAGCGGTATGGTCCGCCGCGCATTGGTAGGGGTTGAAACCAATGGACTGCCCAGACCCTCGATCGCGTCAATGCTGTCCAACACGCAAGGATTTGCCCATTCCGATTTTCCAATCGACTTCGCGATCGATCCCAACACAATCCCGCGCATCAGCTATGCCGATATTGTTGCCGGTCGTGCCGATCCGGACGCCATCAATGGCATGACATTACTGGTCGGCGCGACCGCGATCGAGATGGGTGATCGCTATGGGGTGCCTGGCCATGGCGTCTTGCCCGGCGTTGTCATCCAGGCCGTGGCTGCCGAAACGCTGATCGCAGGTGGAATTCCAGCCGAATATGGGCCTGAGATCCCCCTCCTCATCGCCCTGGTTGGCGTACTCGTCCTGGTCGGGCCTGGTGCCACCTGGATCCGCAGCACGTCTTTCGCTGCATCCGGGATCACCGTGCTTGTCCTGCCGTTGGTGCTTGAAGCCAGCTATCAGGCGACGATCGCCATAGTTCCGGCCCTGGCAATGTTGTTTGCCACAGCAGCCGCAGGATCGACACTTGTGGCCTTGCGTAAATATCGCCGCACCGCCCTGGAAGACAGTGTTTCGGGCCTGCCTAACCAGGCAGCTCTTGTTCGTCAGGTCAGCGGCGATGGGCAAACCACGATTGTCGTCGGGCGGATACAGGGCTTTTCGGAGACCGCAGCTTTATTGTCTTCGGACGAAATTGGTATGTTCTTCCACCAGCTATCGCGCCGGATCGGGATTGCCGCACAGGGGCGTATCTATCGCATCAGCGAAAGCATGATGGCCTGGCGTTGCGATGATATGTGCGACGAAGATTTGAGCGATCACCTTGATGCCATCGCAATGATGATGCGCACACCCATATTGCTCGGCACCCAGCGGGTTGATGCGAACATGTTCCTCGGTGTCGCATCCGGTGCGGCTAACAACGCCCACGCCTTGATCACAGGTGCTGGCGTAGCCGCAGAACGCGCCACGACTGCCGGACACAGATGGGAGCGCTATATCGAGGGCGATGATGCCGATGGACGGTGGAATCTCGCATTATTGGGTGAGCTTGATGATGCGATGGCAAACAAAGATCTCAGGGTCGCCTTCCAGCCGAAATTCGATATCGCGACAGGCAAGATTATCGGTGCGGAAGGGCTGGTGCGCTGGCAGCACCCGGTCCGCGGTTTGATCCCGCCCGATAGCTTCATTCCGCTTGTCGAAGACCGTGGCCGTATCGATGATCTGACCTTGTTCACCGTCGACCGGACATTGGAGGTCCTGTCAAAATGGAAAGAACAGGGAATCACTTTGGGCCTGTCGGTCAATGTCTCGGCGACATTGTTGGACGACCGCAAGTTTATGGATTCGCTGCTCACTAAAGTTGAACAATCTGCCATCGATCCCTCGCGCCTTACGGTTGAAATCACCGAATCCGCGGCGATGGACGATGCGGATTCCGCGATCGCGGCCATGCATATGATGCGCGATTGGGGCATTAGCCTGTCGGTTGACGATTATGGCACGGGTCAATCCACCCTCTCCTATCTAAAACATCTACCGGTCGACGAGATCAAGATCGACAAGAGCTTCGTGCTGAGCGTCCAAGACAGCTCAAGCGACCGCATCCTTATCCGCTCGACAATCGAACTCGCGCATGATCTTGGCCTGAAAGTTGTCGCCGAAGGCATTGAGGATGAAGCGACGCTTGCTATTCTCAAAGAACTGGGTTGCGATGTCGGCCAGGGGTATCTGATTGGCAAGGCGATGCCGCAATCCGATCTGGAGATCATGGTCCGGGAAGACAGGCCTCTCGCCCTGGGGCAAGCCGCCTAGCACACATCTACCATGCGGGCCGACGGCACGGACGGATCATCACACAGTCGCGAACAATCTGTGACGTCTTGACATAATCGTTCTAAAACGTCACTGACACTTTGAACACAAAATGTCAGTTCGTTTAGGGCGCTGCATGGCACAGGAAGATCGGCGAGATTCAGTTTTCGACTCCGCGGCGGATGTCTTCGCGGCCTATGGTTATCGCCGTACCTCAATGAACGACATTGCCAAAGCAGCCGGAATTTCGCGGCCTGCCCTCTATCTGATGTTCAGCAACAAGGAAGATCTGTTTCGGCAATTGACCACCTTTCGTCAGAATCAGGCGATAGATGGCGCGGCCAAGGCGCTGACCGGAGACGGGACTATTTCGGAACGCATACCGGCGGCGATCCAGGCCTATGAGGCGATCTATTACGAACCCGTATCGACATCGCCTCATGGCGAAGAGCTGATGGACGTCAATATGAGCATAGCGTCCGAAGATATGCAAAAAGGCCATGACCGACTGATCGGCACATTGGCCGACAGTATCGATGCGGCGGTGAAAGCGGGCGAAGCCAGACTGCCCGATATCGGCCTTGGCACGCGGCAATATGTTGAGCTGCTGATGGCCTCGATTACCGGTCAAAAGAAATCGGCAACATCGAAACGGGATTTCCGGCGCAAGGTGCGCTCGGTCATCTCGGTCTTCATGATGCCATTTGAAATTCAGGACAATCCGGCCAAGAAAAAACGGAGACAGGCATGATCACATTTTCGATGAATGGCGAGGCGGTCGACGTCGATGTCGATCCGGTAACGCCCATTTTATGGGTCGTGCGCGAAACGCTCGGCATGACCGGCACGAAATTTGGCTGTGGGATCGCGCAATGCGGGGCCTGTACCGTGTTGCTGGATGGCGAGCCGATCCGCTCCTGCTCAACCCCAGTGTCCGAAGCGGATGGACGGGCGCTGACGACCGTAGAAGGGCTGGCTGACGAAGGCGGCGCATCCAGCCGGTTGCAACAGGCCTGGATCGACGAACAAGTGCCACAATGCGGCTATTGCCAGTCAGGCCAGCTAATGTCGGCCACTGCCTTGCTCCGGGACAATCCGGCGCCAAGCGATGACGATATTGATGCGGCGATGAGCGGCAATATCTGCCGCTGCGGCACCTATGTGCGCATCCGCAGGGCGATCAAACGGGCGGCCGCCGGTGACCAAGCCACCGAACTGGAGACGCAGGCATGACCGAGACCTCCGAACCCGAAACGCAAGACGCAAAGCCTGAAAGCCGCGGCAGGAAATGGAGCCGGCGCGCCTTTATCAGCGCAGGAGTAGCCGCTGGCGGTGTGCTTGCTGTTGGCGTGCTCGTCCGACCCGGCAATCCGGTCGACAGGCTGTTGCCGCTCGTCTCCCAAAATGCCGATGATGCGCTGGTGAACAGCTGGGTGCTGATCAGCCCTGACAATGTCATCACCGCGATTACGCCGCATTGCGAAATGGGCCAGGGGGCCAACTCGACCCTCGCCCAGATGCTCGCCGACGAAATGGACGCGGATTGGGAAAAGATCCAGGTGATGGAAGCCCCGGCGACCGGCGATTATGTCTCGACCGAAGCCGCGCGCGAATTTGTCGCCCCCTGGTCTCTCGGTGCTCCTGATTGGTTAGAACCCACCTATCAGGGTGCGTTCAAAGAGCTTGCCGAACTGGCCGATGGCATGATCACCGGCGGCAGCTCGTCGGTTCGCACGACAGGCCAACATGGCATGCGGATCGCCGGTGCCGCGGCACGCGAAATGCTGGTCGCAGCCGCCGCACAGCAATGGAATGTGCCGGTATCCGAGATCACCACGGAAAACAGCATGCTCTCCCATGCTGCCAGCGATCAGACGGCGCCCTATGCCGAATTCGCTGCGCTCGCTGCCGAGCAGACCCTTCCGCGTAACCCACAGTTGAAATCGCCCAACGATTACAAGCTGATGGGCCGCCCCATGAAGCGGACGGATATTCCGGAAAAGACCAACGGATCGACCGTTTTCGGTATCGATGCGGAGATTCCCGATCAAGCGCTGAAATATGCCGCCGTTCTCCAACCACCGGTCCCCGGATCGCGGGTGGAATCGATGGACGCATCGCGCGCCACGCAAATGCCGGGCGTGCTCCAGATCCTCAATATGGGTGAATTTGTGGCGGTCGTCGCCGATGGCTATTGGCAAGCGCAACAGGCGCTCAACGCGATCTCCGTCGAATATAGTACGACGGACGATGACGGTCTGGATTCCGCTGGTCTGTTCGAACGCTATGCCACGGCTCTTGATGCAGCCGGCGATAGCGGCGGAGACGCGGCTGTCGATCAGGGCGATGTGAACGGTGCGATTACAGAGGCCGAAGATAGCTTCAGCGCCGAATATCGTGTGCCCTTCCTTGCCCATGCGCCGCTTGAACCGCCTGTCGCCACGGCCTGGGTGCATGATGGCATCGCCGAGGTTTGGACCAGTACCCAGGTGCCGCTCCGCGTCCGCACCAACGTATCGAACGCACTGGGGTACAGTGCCAGCGACGTCATCATCCATAACGCGTTCATCGGCGGATCATTCGGTCGCCGGTTGGTTGGCGATTATGAGCCGATGGCCGCGCGGATCGCCATGGCCACCGGCTATCCGGTCAAGATGATCTTCTCGCGTGAGGAAGACACGCAGAAATCCAACTACCGCCCGGCCGAAACCAGTCGGCAAAGAGCGGGCGTCGACAGCAATGGCGCGATCACTGGTTGGGATCATCTCTATGTCCATCGCGAGGGCCCACCTGAAGCGCTCGACACGACCTATTACGACATCGCCAATATCCGCAGCCGGTCGCTGGGGGATGTGCCTGGGCATCTCCATCTGGGATCATGGCGGTCAGTCGATGCCAGCCAGCACGGCTTTTTCACCGAGTCCTTTATCGACGAACTCGCGCATCGCGCGGGCCAGGATCCGTTTGAATATCGCCGTGCCATGCTCGGCAATGCGCCGCGTTTCCGTGCGGTTCTGGAAACAGCCGCTGAGATGGCGAATTGGAGCAGCCCGGCGGATGACGGCATTGGCCGCGGTATCGCCTTGTTCCGTTGTTTCGGGACGATTGTTGCCGAAGTTGCCGAGGTTGAGATGGTCGATGGCCGCCCGCGCGTGCGCACAGTCCATTGTGCAGCCGATCCCGGCTATGCGATGAATCCGGACGGGTTTCGCGCGCAGATGGAAGGCGGCATCGTCTTTGGCCTGACTGCGGCGCTTTATGGCGAAATCTCGCTCGCCGATGGCCGGGTCCAGCAGAGCAATTTCCATGACTATCCGATGCTCCGGATGAATGAATGTCCGGAAATCCAGGTCGAGATCATCGATGCGGATCATGAAAATCTGGGTGGAGCGGGTGAGCCCGGTGTGCCGCCGATCGCGCCGGCTGTTACCAACGCGATCTTCGCGCTGACCGGTGAACGGATCCGCGAATTGCCAATCGCCAAACACCAGTTCGCGGTGAGCTGAGCCGAACGATGGATAATCTCGAGATCTTCTCCTTCCTCGCCGCGTGCGAGCGCGACGGTAAAGCGGCGGTGCTGGTGACGCTGGTTGCATCGATTGGCCCGAGCATGCGGCAAGTCGGTGGCCATATGGCTGTGCGCGAGGATGGTGCGTATGTCGGCGCCCTGTCCGCGGGGTGCATCGAAACCGCGATTGTCGCCGAAGCGCTCGAGGCTCTCGAAGCGAAGCAGGCCCGGACGGTGCGCTTTGGCCAGGGATCCAACTATATCGATATCCGACTGCCCTGTGGTGGCGGTATCGACCTTCATTTTCAATCGGTTATGGATATCGGACTGGCGGATCGCGTTATCGCCGCCATCGACAATCGGCGCCCCTTCGCCCTGACCTTGTCGAAATCAGACGGTGCGGCTGGATATCAGGAATCCGCTACTGAAACTGGAATTGGCGAAGATGATGCGCAGTATTTCGTCACCCATCTGCCCAATCCCAAGCTGATCATCGTCGGCGAAGGGACGAATGTCTGGGCGATGGCCGAGATGGCAGCGCCCGCCCGTGTCGAAGTCGAAATCCTGTCGCCTGACGCGAAGATGATTGAGCGGGCCGAAGCCGCTGGGATCAACGCATCGCTGCTGCACACGCTGCGCGATACGGATCGGCTGGCTTCTGATCCATGGTCAGCCATCCTCTTCCTGTTCCACGATCATGAATGGGAACGGCATCTCCTCCCCAAAGCCTTAAGCGAAGAGCATTTCTATGTCGGCGCGATGGGCAGCCGGGCGGTCCATCAGCGGCGCACCGACATGCTCCGCCAGGCTAGGCTGAGCGACGCGCAGATTGCCGCGGTCCATGCGCCGATCGGACTGATCCCCTCCGCGCGCGATCCCCATACCCTGGCGGTGTCCGCACTGGCCGAGATTATCGACGCATATCACCAATCAACCAAGGCGGGCGCGAAGTCTGCGGCCTCGCATCTGCAGCTTGCGGGCTAGCGCCGCGCGCACAGGATTTTCGATGGAGAGACATATGGGCATGAAGACGGGAATTGGGCTGGGCGCCCTTGCTCTGGCACTGGCGGCATGTAGTTCATCTGCCAATCCCGAACCGGTCGAGCAGATCATCGTGCGGGAGATTGGCGCTGAAGCAGCCCCGGCCGCCGATGCCGATCCGGCCGACGCTGGCGAAGATCTGGTGGCCGCGGGCCGATCCGCTTTTGCGGTATGCACCGGTTGCCATTCGGTGGACGCCGATGCGCCCTCGGCGGCAGGCCCCAACCTGTTTGACGTGGTGGGCCGCGAGGCTGGAGCGCGGGACGATTTCGCCTATTCCGACGCCTTGCAATCCTCTGGCATTGTCTGGGCCGAGGGCGACTTGGATGCATTCCTTGCCGCACCGATGGATGTTGTGCCGGGCACGACGATGGTGTCGGGAGCGATTTCGGCGCCGGAGCAACGCGCGGCGATCATCGCCTATCTTTCCTCGCTCGGGGACGAGAGCTAACCGGCGATCAGTGGAAATCCCGCGATTTCGGGATCAGCTGGA from Parasphingopyxis sp. CP4 harbors:
- a CDS encoding FecR family protein yields the protein MRKLIYCAIPALLAASQPAWADGPRWQVSEASGDVQVMRAGVSRAATRGGMLYAGDILVTGNRGRAVVTRGEEYMIVSPSSRLRMPGDTRSGGITQIIEEIGNVIYNVQRRNHQHFSVETPYLAAVVKGTTFSVTVDENGSSVQVLEGLVEVSTLDGGASDLVEPGEVALVATGDRYRLTVEGDETTVIESPNAPEGGVTTPAVSAPNTVTAAVTVPVAGFSTGEIQSEIRAAPVSVGMLTNGLVAGDTETGADFVEARNGGESGTGGRENAIIFAMGSDNNDADGDGNNGHGNDADGFDESNPGNGPENGNGAENGNGGSGNGGGAGNGNGSGAENGGGAGNGNGSGTENGNGAGNGNGSGAENGGGAGNGGGAENGNGNGNSNGNGNGNGNGNSGGDGNNGHGNDDGGVDNSNPGNGNGHGNGNGGGAGNGNGNGGGNRNNN
- a CDS encoding PilZ domain-containing protein; the protein is MTDEDGDRRVRKQVDIRVGFRKRGYRRSKADVRNLSVTGFLIDSGMSLAVGEEVWLNLPGLQSIPATVTRTDGYEAGCAFERPLNDAVFDNLIKHLS
- a CDS encoding EAL domain-containing protein; amino-acid sequence: MHLLHSIRKRLFGYHGLVLAAALVAAFSALTPGATDSAELALDTVRDSIRSQPASGTIAIVEIDAQSLAEIDSWPWPRGVHGQLVDQLNAAGAEMIAFDIDFSSQSDPEEDQEFADALGRSDALVMLPAFRQVAGSGNSDTVYSEPIAILRDNAFLAAVNIQADQSGMVRRALVGVETNGLPRPSIASMLSNTQGFAHSDFPIDFAIDPNTIPRISYADIVAGRADPDAINGMTLLVGATAIEMGDRYGVPGHGVLPGVVIQAVAAETLIAGGIPAEYGPEIPLLIALVGVLVLVGPGATWIRSTSFAASGITVLVLPLVLEASYQATIAIVPALAMLFATAAAGSTLVALRKYRRTALEDSVSGLPNQAALVRQVSGDGQTTIVVGRIQGFSETAALLSSDEIGMFFHQLSRRIGIAAQGRIYRISESMMAWRCDDMCDEDLSDHLDAIAMMMRTPILLGTQRVDANMFLGVASGAANNAHALITGAGVAAERATTAGHRWERYIEGDDADGRWNLALLGELDDAMANKDLRVAFQPKFDIATGKIIGAEGLVRWQHPVRGLIPPDSFIPLVEDRGRIDDLTLFTVDRTLEVLSKWKEQGITLGLSVNVSATLLDDRKFMDSLLTKVEQSAIDPSRLTVEITESAAMDDADSAIAAMHMMRDWGISLSVDDYGTGQSTLSYLKHLPVDEIKIDKSFVLSVQDSSSDRILIRSTIELAHDLGLKVVAEGIEDEATLAILKELGCDVGQGYLIGKAMPQSDLEIMVREDRPLALGQAA
- a CDS encoding TetR/AcrR family transcriptional regulator produces the protein MAQEDRRDSVFDSAADVFAAYGYRRTSMNDIAKAAGISRPALYLMFSNKEDLFRQLTTFRQNQAIDGAAKALTGDGTISERIPAAIQAYEAIYYEPVSTSPHGEELMDVNMSIASEDMQKGHDRLIGTLADSIDAAVKAGEARLPDIGLGTRQYVELLMASITGQKKSATSKRDFRRKVRSVISVFMMPFEIQDNPAKKKRRQA
- a CDS encoding (2Fe-2S)-binding protein; this translates as MITFSMNGEAVDVDVDPVTPILWVVRETLGMTGTKFGCGIAQCGACTVLLDGEPIRSCSTPVSEADGRALTTVEGLADEGGASSRLQQAWIDEQVPQCGYCQSGQLMSATALLRDNPAPSDDDIDAAMSGNICRCGTYVRIRRAIKRAAAGDQATELETQA
- a CDS encoding molybdopterin cofactor-binding domain-containing protein, yielding MTETSEPETQDAKPESRGRKWSRRAFISAGVAAGGVLAVGVLVRPGNPVDRLLPLVSQNADDALVNSWVLISPDNVITAITPHCEMGQGANSTLAQMLADEMDADWEKIQVMEAPATGDYVSTEAAREFVAPWSLGAPDWLEPTYQGAFKELAELADGMITGGSSSVRTTGQHGMRIAGAAAREMLVAAAAQQWNVPVSEITTENSMLSHAASDQTAPYAEFAALAAEQTLPRNPQLKSPNDYKLMGRPMKRTDIPEKTNGSTVFGIDAEIPDQALKYAAVLQPPVPGSRVESMDASRATQMPGVLQILNMGEFVAVVADGYWQAQQALNAISVEYSTTDDDGLDSAGLFERYATALDAAGDSGGDAAVDQGDVNGAITEAEDSFSAEYRVPFLAHAPLEPPVATAWVHDGIAEVWTSTQVPLRVRTNVSNALGYSASDVIIHNAFIGGSFGRRLVGDYEPMAARIAMATGYPVKMIFSREEDTQKSNYRPAETSRQRAGVDSNGAITGWDHLYVHREGPPEALDTTYYDIANIRSRSLGDVPGHLHLGSWRSVDASQHGFFTESFIDELAHRAGQDPFEYRRAMLGNAPRFRAVLETAAEMANWSSPADDGIGRGIALFRCFGTIVAEVAEVEMVDGRPRVRTVHCAADPGYAMNPDGFRAQMEGGIVFGLTAALYGEISLADGRVQQSNFHDYPMLRMNECPEIQVEIIDADHENLGGAGEPGVPPIAPAVTNAIFALTGERIRELPIAKHQFAVS
- a CDS encoding XdhC family protein is translated as MDNLEIFSFLAACERDGKAAVLVTLVASIGPSMRQVGGHMAVREDGAYVGALSAGCIETAIVAEALEALEAKQARTVRFGQGSNYIDIRLPCGGGIDLHFQSVMDIGLADRVIAAIDNRRPFALTLSKSDGAAGYQESATETGIGEDDAQYFVTHLPNPKLIIVGEGTNVWAMAEMAAPARVEVEILSPDAKMIERAEAAGINASLLHTLRDTDRLASDPWSAILFLFHDHEWERHLLPKALSEEHFYVGAMGSRAVHQRRTDMLRQARLSDAQIAAVHAPIGLIPSARDPHTLAVSALAEIIDAYHQSTKAGAKSAASHLQLAG
- a CDS encoding cytochrome c family protein translates to MKTGIGLGALALALAACSSSANPEPVEQIIVREIGAEAAPAADADPADAGEDLVAAGRSAFAVCTGCHSVDADAPSAAGPNLFDVVGREAGARDDFAYSDALQSSGIVWAEGDLDAFLAAPMDVVPGTTMVSGAISAPEQRAAIIAYLSSLGDES